The following proteins are encoded in a genomic region of Triticum dicoccoides isolate Atlit2015 ecotype Zavitan chromosome 1B, WEW_v2.0, whole genome shotgun sequence:
- the LOC119347819 gene encoding histone H4 → MSGRGKGGKGLGKGGAKRHRKVLRDNIQGITKPAIRRLARRGGVKRISGLIYEETRGVLKIFLENVIRDAVTYTEHARRKTVTAMDVVYALKRQGRTLYGFGG, encoded by the coding sequence ATGTCTGGGCGCGGCAAGGGAGGCAAGGGGCTCGGCAAGGGCGGCGCCAAGCGCCACCGGAAGGTTCTTCGCGACAACATCCAGGGCATCACCAAGCCGGCCATCCGGCGCCTGGCGAGGAGGGGCGGCGTGAAGCGCATCTCCGgcctcatctacgaggagacccgcggcgtgctcaagatcttcctcgagaacgTCATCCGTGACGCCGTCACCTACACGGAGCACGCCCGCCGCAAGACCGTCACCGCCATGGACGTCGTCTACGCGCTCAAGCGCCAGGGCCGCACCCTCTACGGCTTCGGCGGCTAG